From candidate division KSB1 bacterium, the proteins below share one genomic window:
- a CDS encoding DUF5597 domain-containing protein: MKVWHLWQSLTALIMILIFEIIPAQTQIVSLPHLMKKGSATQIVVQGKPFLILAGELGNSTPSDPKYLRPFWQNFKRMNLNTILSPVYWELIEPAEGRFDFALVDSLIHSARSYDLKLVLLWFGSWKNSMSCYAPSWVKRDQQRFPRARTRSGQALEILTPFSEQNRKADARAFKALMQHIRSIDEQQQTVIMVQVENEIGMIPDARDYCDQANQFFSEPVPSDLMSYLQKNKQFLIPEFRQIWEQMGYPTSGTWEQVFGKGLHTDEIFIAWHFARYADEVAKAGKEAYPLPMFVNAALIRPNYHPGQYPSGGPLPHLLEVWRAAAPHIDFLAPDIYFKNFKEWCEKYDRSGNPLFIPEVANTQSPTNAFYAIAQHNAMGYSPFSIESLRDPDSHPLTKAYDVLRQLEPLILAKQGKGEMAGVLLDSTHHKAQVQLGDFIFNVRHEYSWPYAQKSEGEMPRFGGMIIMLEPDEFLIAGSGIVVTFEARSGNGAIAGIDRIDEGRFIGGIWSPGRRMNGDQSHQGRHLHLPGTTYGIQRVKLYAYR, encoded by the coding sequence ATGAAAGTTTGGCATTTATGGCAATCGCTGACCGCACTCATTATGATCTTGATTTTTGAAATCATTCCAGCACAGACTCAAATTGTATCATTGCCTCATCTCATGAAAAAAGGCTCGGCCACCCAGATTGTTGTTCAAGGAAAGCCGTTCTTAATTTTAGCTGGAGAGTTGGGGAACTCTACTCCATCTGACCCAAAATATCTGAGACCTTTCTGGCAAAATTTTAAAAGGATGAATCTGAACACGATCCTTAGTCCAGTTTATTGGGAATTGATCGAGCCGGCTGAGGGGAGATTTGATTTTGCATTGGTCGACAGTTTGATTCACTCAGCCCGAAGTTATGATTTGAAACTGGTGCTGCTCTGGTTTGGATCATGGAAAAACAGCATGTCGTGCTATGCCCCCTCGTGGGTCAAGCGGGATCAACAGCGATTTCCTCGAGCGCGAACCAGATCAGGCCAGGCGCTCGAAATTCTAACCCCATTCAGCGAACAGAACCGCAAAGCCGATGCTCGGGCATTTAAGGCGCTGATGCAGCATATTCGTTCGATAGATGAACAGCAGCAGACCGTCATTATGGTCCAGGTCGAAAACGAGATCGGCATGATCCCGGATGCGAGGGATTATTGTGATCAGGCAAACCAATTTTTTAGCGAACCAGTGCCATCGGATCTGATGAGCTATTTGCAAAAGAACAAACAATTCCTGATTCCAGAGTTCCGACAGATTTGGGAGCAGATGGGCTATCCAACATCAGGGACATGGGAACAAGTATTTGGGAAAGGTCTTCATACGGACGAAATATTTATTGCCTGGCATTTTGCGCGATACGCCGATGAAGTGGCAAAGGCCGGGAAAGAGGCATATCCCCTGCCTATGTTTGTCAATGCGGCGCTTATCCGTCCCAATTATCATCCGGGACAATATCCCAGCGGCGGTCCCTTGCCGCATCTTTTGGAAGTTTGGCGAGCAGCCGCCCCTCATATCGATTTCCTTGCTCCCGATATCTATTTTAAAAATTTCAAAGAGTGGTGCGAAAAATATGATCGATCTGGTAACCCACTGTTCATCCCTGAAGTGGCCAATACCCAAAGTCCGACCAATGCGTTCTATGCAATTGCTCAGCACAACGCCATGGGCTACAGCCCATTTTCAATCGAATCGTTAAGAGACCCGGATTCTCATCCGCTAACCAAAGCTTATGATGTATTGCGTCAGCTTGAGCCATTGATCCTGGCTAAACAGGGCAAAGGCGAGATGGCTGGCGTATTGCTCGATAGCACCCATCATAAAGCCCAAGTGCAACTCGGGGATTTCATCTTTAACGTTCGGCACGAATATAGTTGGCCTTATGCCCAAAAGAGCGAAGGAGAAATGCCCCGATTTGGGGGCATGATCATCATGCTTGAGCCAGATGAATTTCTGATTGCTGGGAGCGGCATCGTGGTGACATTCGAAGCCCGATCCGGTAATGGTGCAATTGCCGGAATTGACCGCATAGATGAGGGCCGATTTATCGGTGGAATTTGGTCTCCAGGCCGTCGCATGAACGGCGATCAGAGCCATCAGGGAAGACATTTGCATCTGCCTGGAACTACTTATGGAATTCAGCGGGTGAAGCTTTATGCTTATCGATAA
- a CDS encoding T9SS type A sorting domain-containing protein, with protein MKLKTIHQSTHQFFGWLLLPFSLILFGMVSNSLCVEVRGTVSTATEPVQNALVTFTDCLDTTRQFWAVTNHIGQYSVSIPTSVHSTEIPPVEFELEQNYPNPFSSVTMISYRLSAPSEVQITIFDILGREVKKFDLGTQLRGGHQLLWDGMTRNGVKVTSGIYFCRLRACGKTQVRKMIFSSEEGDRTPMGMPKPMSTMMFQLNHATIGMQTDYAVRISNTDSTMPRIVPKQIRSVSIQPNAVLNFLVEEDINASAAVIYLDSTRQHISGFGAANILRWRPDMTADQIEKAFGTNDGQIGLTILRLRIPPSSSEFGYNVPTAKAAYSRGVKIIASPWSPPASMKTNNNLVGGRLRESAYADYAAHLKSFADFMANNGAPLYAVSIQNEPDVQVTYESCDWNADELLKFVKENAPAVGANIIVPESFNFNHSLSDPILLDSVAASHVAIIGGHIYGGGLSSYPLAENKGKEIWMTEHLDTDTSWAKVLATGKEINDCMFTGMSAYIWWYIVRFYGPIKEDGNVSKRGFVMSQFARFVRPGYFRVLATQRPQIQVYVTAYRGDSRVVIVAINLRSTPVDQEFVLKNMSVAVFAPYVTSVTDNTARKADIVARAGRFTATLEASSVTTFVSQ; from the coding sequence ATGAAATTGAAAACAATTCATCAAAGTACTCATCAATTTTTTGGCTGGCTTCTGTTACCTTTTTCGCTAATATTGTTTGGGATGGTTTCGAATTCATTATGCGTAGAGGTTCGAGGTACGGTAAGCACCGCCACCGAACCAGTGCAAAATGCGTTGGTGACGTTCACTGATTGTCTCGACACGACCCGCCAATTCTGGGCAGTGACCAATCATATTGGTCAATATTCAGTCTCTATTCCGACTTCTGTGCATTCGACCGAAATTCCGCCAGTTGAGTTTGAATTAGAACAAAATTATCCCAACCCATTTTCTTCTGTGACGATGATTTCCTATCGACTGAGCGCTCCATCGGAAGTCCAGATCACCATTTTTGATATCCTCGGCCGAGAGGTCAAAAAATTTGATCTTGGTACTCAGCTCAGGGGGGGCCATCAGTTGCTGTGGGACGGTATGACTCGAAATGGAGTTAAAGTGACTTCTGGAATCTATTTTTGCCGTTTGCGAGCTTGCGGAAAAACGCAGGTCAGAAAGATGATATTCTCATCCGAGGAGGGCGACCGCACCCCCATGGGAATGCCCAAGCCGATGTCGACAATGATGTTTCAGCTAAATCATGCAACAATCGGGATGCAAACCGATTATGCGGTTCGAATCAGTAATACCGACAGCACCATGCCCAGGATCGTCCCAAAACAAATTCGCTCTGTATCGATTCAACCCAATGCTGTGTTGAATTTTCTCGTAGAAGAGGATATTAATGCATCGGCGGCGGTGATTTATTTGGACAGTACCCGTCAGCACATTAGTGGCTTTGGAGCGGCGAACATTCTGCGATGGCGGCCGGACATGACGGCTGATCAGATCGAAAAGGCGTTCGGCACCAATGACGGCCAGATCGGATTGACAATCCTCCGTCTCCGAATTCCGCCAAGTTCCAGTGAATTTGGCTATAACGTTCCCACAGCAAAAGCGGCGTATTCGCGCGGTGTGAAAATCATTGCCTCGCCTTGGTCACCGCCAGCCAGCATGAAAACCAATAATAATTTGGTAGGAGGCCGACTGCGCGAATCAGCTTATGCTGATTATGCCGCCCATTTAAAATCATTTGCAGATTTCATGGCGAACAACGGTGCACCGCTTTACGCCGTATCAATTCAAAACGAACCTGATGTTCAGGTCACCTACGAGTCATGCGATTGGAATGCTGACGAGCTGCTCAAATTCGTCAAAGAAAATGCCCCGGCGGTAGGCGCGAACATCATCGTTCCAGAGTCGTTCAATTTCAACCATAGCTTATCTGATCCAATTTTGCTGGATTCTGTCGCTGCATCGCATGTTGCAATCATAGGGGGGCATATTTATGGGGGTGGACTGAGTAGTTATCCTTTGGCGGAAAATAAAGGTAAAGAGATCTGGATGACTGAACATTTAGATACAGATACCTCATGGGCAAAAGTTTTAGCAACCGGCAAAGAGATCAATGATTGCATGTTCACTGGGATGAGCGCTTATATCTGGTGGTATATTGTCAGATTTTACGGGCCAATTAAAGAAGATGGCAATGTTAGCAAGCGCGGCTTTGTCATGTCGCAATTTGCCAGGTTCGTGCGGCCCGGGTACTTTAGAGTGCTTGCCACTCAACGTCCCCAAATTCAGGTTTATGTGACCGCATATAGAGGAGATTCGAGAGTGGTGATTGTTGCCATTAATCTGCGGTCCACTCCAGTAGATCAAGAATTCGTTTTAAAAAACATGAGCGTGGCCGTCTTCGCGCCTTATGTGACTTCGGTTACCGACAATACGGCCAGAAAAGCCGATATTGTGGCACGGGCTGGAAGGTTTACCGCCACGTTAGAGGCCTCCAGTGTCACGACCTTTGTGTCCCAGTAG